The genomic stretch ATTGGATTCTTAGATGATCATTACGCCATGGCTGGTGCTAGGTTGATTGATGATGCAAAAGAAGTGTTTTCAGAATCGGACATGATTGTTAAGGTGAAAGAGCCTCAGATACATGAGTGTCAGATGTTAAAGAAAGACCAAATTTTGTTTACTTATTTACATTTAGCGCCAGATGTACCTCAGACAGATGCTTTGATAGCATCCGGTGCTACTTGTATTGCTTATGAGACAGTAACGAGCGTGGCGGGAGGTCTGCCTTTATTGGCACCTATGAGTGAAGTGGCTGGTCGCATGTCAATTCAGGCAGCTGCACATTACTTGGAAAAATCTCATGGTGGTAGAGCTATATTAATGGCGGGAGTTCCAGGTGTGCCAGCGGCGAATGTGGTTATTTTGGGGGCGGGGGTTGTTGGTAAGTCAGCATTGAAGATGGCTGTCGGTATGGGGGCTCATGTCACTATATTAGATAAAAACTTAGAGCGTTTGAGGGAGATTGATGAGCTTTACGGGAATAGGGTTCATACAATTTATTCAAACTCAGCTAATATCGAAAGGTCTGTTTTAGCTGCTGATGTGGTTATTGGCGGCGTATTGATTCCTGGTGCATCTGCCCCTAAGTTGGTGACTCAATTACTCGTGTCTCAAATGAAGCCGGGGGCGGTGTTAGTGGACGTTGCGATTGATCAGGGCGGTTGTTTTGAGACGTCCTTGTCAACAACTCACGATAATCCAATTTATTTAGTAGATGATGTCGTTCATTATTGTGTGGCCAATATGCCAGGCGCTGTAGCTAGAACATCTACGATAGCACTTACCAATGCAACCTCACCTTTTGTTTTGGAAATTGCTAATAAAGGAATTGCTAAATCTTTAAAAGATAATCAACATCTCTTGAATGGACTTAATGTTTATCAGGGCCATATAACCTGTGAGGCTGTTGCGCGAGCTCAGGGATTGGATTTTGTGGACCCTAAAAATATCTTTCATTAAGAGCAATGAAGGATAACTAAAACAAAAGCCACCCTAGGGTGGCTTTTGCATTGAATGTAGTTGAATCTAACCTGACCCAACCCAATCGAACTAAATCAGGTTCCCAAATGGTATTTCTGAATGAGTTCTACTTCATTCTTTGAGCCTAATACGACAGAAACGCGTTGATGTAGTTTTTCTGAGGGTAGGCCTAAAATACGCTCTTTACCGTTTACAGAAGCGCCACCAGCTTGTTCAATTAAGAAACTCATAGGGTTGGCTTCATACATCAAACGTAGTTTTCCTGGTTTGCTTGGGTCGCGTTTATCCCATGGATACATAAATACACCGCCTCGACATAAGATTCTATGTACATCTGCCACCATAGATGCAATCCAACGCATATTGAAATCTTTTTTGCGCGAGCCTTCAACGCCAGCTAAACATTCATCAACATAGCGTCTTACAGGCTGGTCCCAGTGGCGCATATTGGACATGTTGATGGCAAACTCTTTGGTATCAGGAGAGATTTGTACATTCTCTTTGATGAGTAGGAATTCATTGGTTTCATGATCAAGCGTAAACATATGTACGCCTTGACCAGTTGTGTATACAAGACTGGTTTGTGGGCCATACACCACATAGCCAGCAGCTAGCTGGTCTTTTCCTGATTGTAGGAAATCTTGCTCAGTAGCTGGACCCGCATGATTTTTTTTCAAAATAGAGAAAATGGTGCCAATCGATACATTGACATCAATATTGGATGAGCCATCTAATGGATCAAATAGTAGAAGGAGATTGCCTTGCGCATTAGCCGGATAAATGGTTTCCATTTCCTCTGATGCCATGGCGGCCAAGCTTGCTTCTTTGCCACAAGCTTGCAAAAGAATATCGTTTGAAATGATATCTAGTTTCTGTTGTGTTTCGCCTTGAACGTTGCCGCTACCTGCTGAGCCAATAATGCCCGCTAATGCACCTTGTTCAACTTGCTTAGCGATGAGTTTGCAAGCGTTAGATACTGAAATCAATAAAGAGCTAGGGATGCTTGAGTCTTTAGCCGCTAGTGCAGATATATATTGTGTAAAGGTAGTACCTTGGGACATGTGAACCTTTTTAACTATGTAGAGCTTTTTGAATAACTTCTGCCACATCTGATGACAGATGATCTTGTCTAGATATCAATTCTAGTGCCGATTTCATATGATTTTGATAAACCGGTGCAAATTGTTTCCAGCGGTCTAGGCCTCTTGCTAGTCGGGCTGCTACTTGAGGGTTGATTTGATTGAGTTCTATGACTTGTTTTGCCCAAAATTGGTAGCTTTCTCCATTGGGGTTGTGGAAGGCTCCTGGATTACTCATGCAGAAAGCATGAATTAAGCTTCTAGCTCTATTGGGGTTTTTGATATTGAAGTCTGGGTGATTTCTTAAAGTTAAGACATCCGCCATGACGGGGTGTTGACCGGTTAAATCTTCCTGCCTAGTTGCCTGAAGGGTGAACCATTTATCAATAACCAAAGCGTCATCAGAAAAACGCTGATGGAAATCATTCAGGCAGATTTCTGCTTGTGGCGAGGCGAAGTTAACTAAAGTTGCTAGTGCGCCATACCGATCTGTCATGTTGTTGGCGGATTGATATTGTTCTTGAGCCCACTTGTGGGCATTGGGCGCTTGGGCGCTCATGAGCATATGTAGCGCTAAATTTTTAAGTGCGCGTCGACCAGCATTTGCAGCATCAGGGTTGTAGCTTCCTGGTGTTTGATGGTTTTGATAAGTTGTTGTCCACTCGGCTAGTAATGAAGTGGCTAATTGCTCTCTTATTTTTCGGCGTGACAAATGAATAGCTTGCGGGTCGATGATGGCTACCTGTTCATAGAGGTAGCTTTCTGCTGGTAGAGTAAAAACAAGATCTTTAAAAGCGGGATCTAGTAACGGGTCTAGTAACAACTCACGTAAAGCGTCAATAACAGCAGTATCTAAAGTAGTGTTACTTAAGATGCTATCAATATATAGTTTTTGTATGGCTTCCCAACGATTGAAAGCATCATCATCTTTTTTAACTAAGGTGAGTAACTCAGCTTCATCTTGATCAAATTCCAAGATGATCGGCGCAGAGAAGTTTCTATTAATAGACAACACCGGTTTATCTGCTAAGCCAGTTACTGTAATGACTTCGGAGGCTTTGGTGAGTTCAAATAGTTTTTCTTGGGCATGCCCCCCATCTAAAGTCCCATCTCCTTTGTGGATCAATTTATAAAGTAGTGGAATATGAAATGGTTCTTTTTTTGTTTGTCCTGGGGTGCTTGGGCAGGATTGGGATAGCTTTATCTGATAGGTGCCGTCATTAAAGCTTTCTTTAACAGTTACTCTTGGCGTGCCAGATTGGCTGTACCAGTATTTAAATTGAGTTAGGTCTTTATTATTGGCATCTGCCATGGCGGCTGTGAAGTCGTCACAAGTAACAGCTTGACCATCATGACGCTTAAAGTACAAGTCCATGCCCTTACGGAAACCCTCTTTACCTAAAAGAGTTTGTTGCATACGGACAACTTCCGCACCTTTTTCATAAACAGTTACTGTGTAAAAGTTATTAATTTCTTGATAACTATCTGGGCGGATAGGGTGAGCCATGGGGCCAGCATCTTCTGGAAATTGAACTTGACGTAATAGACGTACATCTTCAATGCGTTTGACGGCTTTACCAGATTCGCTACCCATTTGGTCAGCAGAAAACTCTTGGTCTCTAAAAACAGTTAAACCTTCTTTAAGAGATAGTTGGAACCAGTCTTTGCACGTAACGCGATTACCTGTCCAGTTATGGAAATATTCGTGCGCTACGACGCTCTCCACGTTGCCGTAATCTACATCTGTAGCGGTTTCTGGGTTGGCTAAAACAAACTTTGTGTTAAAAATGTTTAAGCCTTTATTCTCCATGGCACCCATGTTGAAGTCACCAACTGCAACAATCATGAAGCGATCTAAGTCGAGTTCTAATCCAAAACGTTGCTCATCCCAGCGAATGGAGGCTATGAGGGAGTCCATAGCATGTTCAGTTTTGCTAAGGTCTTTAGCTTCAACCCATACTTGTAGTAATTTGGACTTTCCTGACGCACTTTTAATGGTGCGCTCAATAGCGTGTAGCTTGCCTGCAACTAAGGCGAATAGGTAAGAAGGTTTTGGAAATGGGTCTTGCCAAACGGCAGAGTGCCAACCATTGCCTAATTCTTCTTCTTTAATCAAATTACCGTTAGATAAGAGCACTGGAAATTGTGCTTTTAAAGCGCGGAGTGTGACTTGGTAAGTCGCCATCACATCTGGGCGATCTAGGAAGTAAGTGATTTTTCTAAAGCCTTCTGCCTCGCATTGCGTAAAGAAATTTCCATTAGAGACATATAACCCCATCAAGGAGGTATTTTTCTCTGGTACGCAGGCGCTTGTGATGCTTAACTCAAAAGTATCGGGTAGATTTTTTAAGGTTAATGATTCTGGGGTTAATACATAATCAGTGATGATGACACCGTTGACTCGAACGCTCACAAGCTCTTGTTCTTCGCCATGTAGGATTAGTGATTGATTTTGGCCCGCGCGATCATTGCGTTTCATTTGCATGCGATTAACCACAATCGTGCGCGCTGGATTTAATGCAATATCCAAATCAACTGTTTGAATTAAAAAAGCTGGTTCTTTGTATTCGCTTCTTAAAAATGTAACGGGACTATCTGTGCGGGCCATAAATATTTTCTGGTGCTAAAAATTATTAAATCACAAGGGTTGCGATACCCATAACGATAAACAAGAATGAAGCAACGCCATGAACCCATTTAATGGGTAGGGCTTTTGTGAATTTCTTCCCTAACCAAACGGCAGGAGCATTGGCTAACATCATGCCCAAAGTTGTTCCGGCAACTACGGCGAGTAAATCATCATAGCGAGCGCCTAGTGCCACGGTTGCCACTTGAGTTTTATCGCCCATTTCAGCCATAAAGAATAAAGACGTAGTGATCGTAAATATTTTCCAAGGGCTATGGGTGCTAGGAGTATTTTCGTCACCATCCAATTTATCTGGGATTAATAACCAAAGGCCTAAAGCTATAAAGCCAACACCAAGTATCCAACGCATCACTTCAGGATTAATCCATTGGGATACTGCGCTTCCCACCCAAGCTGCTAAAGCGTGATTTAAGAGTGTGGCAATCAAAATGCCAAAAATGATGCCCCAATGATGGTCTTTATACCGACTCGCTAGCATGAGCGATAACAATTGGGTTTTATCGCCAATTTCAGCAAGAGCAACGATACTGGTGGCTAAAAGGAATGAATTAAAGTCCATGGATTCAATAAGTTATGGGTTCAGAAATGGTTTCAAATATAGCGCTATTATAAAAACTAACAAAAGCGTGTCTGCTAATAAGATTAGTTAGACATAAACTATACAGGTCTAGTTTGAAACATTGATTTAATTTGCTAATGGGGGGCGGAAGTGCCAATACTTAAAGGTAGTAAAACTGAGCAAAGTCTAAAAGATGCTTTTGCTAGTGAGTCGCAGGCTAGCCGCCGTTATTTATATTTTGCGAACATGTGTGATGTGGCAGGGGAAAGTGATTTGGCCGCATTGTTTCGATCAACGGCTGAAGGTGAAACGGGGCATGCACATGGTCACATGGAATTCTTAATTGAAGGTGGTGCTGGCGAGCCTATTACAGGGTTGCCTAGCCGCACCCCTCAAGAAGCTTTAGAGGCGGCCATTTATGGTGAGACGCATGAGTTCACCGATGTGTATACGCAGATGGCTAAAACTGCTCGAGAAGAAGGCTTTGATGAAATTGCAGAATGGTTTGATACTTTAGAGCGGGCGGAACGCTCTCATGCAGAGCGGTATCAAAAAGCTTTAAATGATTTATTGGCGCGAGCCGATAAGTGATAGCTCAAGATTTTAAATTTCAGCTTCTGACAATGTGAACGCTGCATGGCGCTTCTTCGACAATTTTTGTCATAGAGGTTCGCCATGGGGTGACTTTGGTCGGGATCTTATGTGATGCGCCAATCAAAATCATGGATGCTTGATTGTCCTCTGCAAACTCAACAATGCGAGAGGCTGGATCCATGGCTTCTAGCACATGGAAGGATAGGCGCTCGGTAGGCATTTGTAATGGCTTTGCCCAATCCATTAATTGCACCAAATGACCACGAACAATTCCTGATGCCGTTTCATCTTCATTGCTGCCTTCAAATGTCGGCGTGCTAGATATGGTACTTAAGCAAATTAAACGACTCTCTGGGTAGGCTTGTAATAAATGTTTAGCAGTGCTTTGCATGCGTTGTCGTAAAACCTCATCATTTTGACGGGTGTCAATCGCAGCAATAATTAACGGGGCATTATCTTGAGCAATGCTAGGTTTGGGGCATGGTGATGGTTCGTAACCTGCCGCCCTAAACCAGCGCTTCATGTTTTGCCAGGCGCTATTAGGATAGAGTTTTTCAGCACGCTCAGTTAATTGCACGCCTTCTGGAGCTCTTAATAATTGACGTAGCCGTGTGGAACTTTGATAACGGTTGCTAGCTAAAGGCTCTAAACAACGTAAAACTACTTCTTGTAGCCATAAAGGGATTTCTTTGCGGATAGCTCTTGGTGGAAGTGGTTCCATCCACATTCTTTTGCGTAGGCCGCCAATAGTGCTTGGAGCGCCAAAAGGAAACTCGCCGGTTAGCATTTCATAGAGAATGGCGCCAATAGCAAAAATATCGCTGCGCCAATCATTTCTCATACCCATGACTTGTTCTGGAGAGATATAGGGCGCTGATCCAACTCCTTTACGCATTTGCTCAACCAGTAAATCTGGGTAACGCATATGGTGGGCTAAACCAAAATCAATCAAGGCAATCTTATTGTCTTTGCCAATTAAAATATTTTCTGGTTTTAAGTCGAGGTGTATGACATCTTGCGCGTGCAGACTAGCCACCGCTAAAGAAATATTCGCGACAATTTCAACCACTTGAGAAATATCTTCTAAACGACCACCTTGCTCTTCGAGTAATTCTGTTAGTGGACGACCTTCTAAGCGCTCCATCGCAATATAAGGTTTGCGCGCCATGTTTCCCGCGCCAGCTAGTCTTGGCACA from Polynucleobacter sp. MWH-Spelu-300-X4 encodes the following:
- the ald gene encoding alanine dehydrogenase; amino-acid sequence: MIIGVPKEIKNHEYRVGLTPDQVKDLRTYGHQVLIQRKAGEAIGFLDDHYAMAGARLIDDAKEVFSESDMIVKVKEPQIHECQMLKKDQILFTYLHLAPDVPQTDALIASGATCIAYETVTSVAGGLPLLAPMSEVAGRMSIQAAAHYLEKSHGGRAILMAGVPGVPAANVVILGAGVVGKSALKMAVGMGAHVTILDKNLERLREIDELYGNRVHTIYSNSANIERSVLAADVVIGGVLIPGASAPKLVTQLLVSQMKPGAVLVDVAIDQGGCFETSLSTTHDNPIYLVDDVVHYCVANMPGAVARTSTIALTNATSPFVLEIANKGIAKSLKDNQHLLNGLNVYQGHITCEAVARAQGLDFVDPKNIFH
- a CDS encoding class 1 fructose-bisphosphatase, yielding MSQGTTFTQYISALAAKDSSIPSSLLISVSNACKLIAKQVEQGALAGIIGSAGSGNVQGETQQKLDIISNDILLQACGKEASLAAMASEEMETIYPANAQGNLLLLFDPLDGSSNIDVNVSIGTIFSILKKNHAGPATEQDFLQSGKDQLAAGYVVYGPQTSLVYTTGQGVHMFTLDHETNEFLLIKENVQISPDTKEFAINMSNMRHWDQPVRRYVDECLAGVEGSRKKDFNMRWIASMVADVHRILCRGGVFMYPWDKRDPSKPGKLRLMYEANPMSFLIEQAGGASVNGKERILGLPSEKLHQRVSVVLGSKNEVELIQKYHLGT
- the pepN gene encoding aminopeptidase N; the protein is MARTDSPVTFLRSEYKEPAFLIQTVDLDIALNPARTIVVNRMQMKRNDRAGQNQSLILHGEEQELVSVRVNGVIITDYVLTPESLTLKNLPDTFELSITSACVPEKNTSLMGLYVSNGNFFTQCEAEGFRKITYFLDRPDVMATYQVTLRALKAQFPVLLSNGNLIKEEELGNGWHSAVWQDPFPKPSYLFALVAGKLHAIERTIKSASGKSKLLQVWVEAKDLSKTEHAMDSLIASIRWDEQRFGLELDLDRFMIVAVGDFNMGAMENKGLNIFNTKFVLANPETATDVDYGNVESVVAHEYFHNWTGNRVTCKDWFQLSLKEGLTVFRDQEFSADQMGSESGKAVKRIEDVRLLRQVQFPEDAGPMAHPIRPDSYQEINNFYTVTVYEKGAEVVRMQQTLLGKEGFRKGMDLYFKRHDGQAVTCDDFTAAMADANNKDLTQFKYWYSQSGTPRVTVKESFNDGTYQIKLSQSCPSTPGQTKKEPFHIPLLYKLIHKGDGTLDGGHAQEKLFELTKASEVITVTGLADKPVLSINRNFSAPIILEFDQDEAELLTLVKKDDDAFNRWEAIQKLYIDSILSNTTLDTAVIDALRELLLDPLLDPAFKDLVFTLPAESYLYEQVAIIDPQAIHLSRRKIREQLATSLLAEWTTTYQNHQTPGSYNPDAANAGRRALKNLALHMLMSAQAPNAHKWAQEQYQSANNMTDRYGALATLVNFASPQAEICLNDFHQRFSDDALVIDKWFTLQATRQEDLTGQHPVMADVLTLRNHPDFNIKNPNRARSLIHAFCMSNPGAFHNPNGESYQFWAKQVIELNQINPQVAARLARGLDRWKQFAPVYQNHMKSALELISRQDHLSSDVAEVIQKALHS
- a CDS encoding TMEM165/GDT1 family protein is translated as MDFNSFLLATSIVALAEIGDKTQLLSLMLASRYKDHHWGIIFGILIATLLNHALAAWVGSAVSQWINPEVMRWILGVGFIALGLWLLIPDKLDGDENTPSTHSPWKIFTITTSLFFMAEMGDKTQVATVALGARYDDLLAVVAGTTLGMMLANAPAVWLGKKFTKALPIKWVHGVASFLFIVMGIATLVI
- a CDS encoding rubrerythrin family protein, yielding MPILKGSKTEQSLKDAFASESQASRRYLYFANMCDVAGESDLAALFRSTAEGETGHAHGHMEFLIEGGAGEPITGLPSRTPQEALEAAIYGETHEFTDVYTQMAKTAREEGFDEIAEWFDTLERAERSHAERYQKALNDLLARADK
- a CDS encoding bifunctional serine/threonine-protein kinase/universal stress protein, which gives rise to MAINKQIESINEIFQEGKEIDGFLIGQEVHRGGMAVLYEATKEGVLYPILLKVPRVGRDQPVESLIGFETELTIMKALKSPYVPRLAGAGNMARKPYIAMERLEGRPLTELLEEQGGRLEDISQVVEIVANISLAVASLHAQDVIHLDLKPENILIGKDNKIALIDFGLAHHMRYPDLLVEQMRKGVGSAPYISPEQVMGMRNDWRSDIFAIGAILYEMLTGEFPFGAPSTIGGLRKRMWMEPLPPRAIRKEIPLWLQEVVLRCLEPLASNRYQSSTRLRQLLRAPEGVQLTERAEKLYPNSAWQNMKRWFRAAGYEPSPCPKPSIAQDNAPLIIAAIDTRQNDEVLRQRMQSTAKHLLQAYPESRLICLSTISSTPTFEGSNEDETASGIVRGHLVQLMDWAKPLQMPTERLSFHVLEAMDPASRIVEFAEDNQASMILIGASHKIPTKVTPWRTSMTKIVEEAPCSVHIVRS